Genomic DNA from Paenibacillus sp. MBLB1832:
TAGTTCCATCTCAAGCAGGGACGCAAGTCGTGACTTTAAACTTTGTAGTACCCACAGGTGCAGGTCTAACACCAGATCACACGTTTGTAAGACTTAGATTTACAACTGATATACTGGTTAATCAGAATGCTAGTCCTACGGCTGAGGATACGAGAAGTTTGGGACCAGCCTCAGACGGAGAAGTCGAAGATTATTTGCTCCAAATTGATGCGGTTGCGGACTTGCAAGTTGTTAAAGGTAGTAATTTGCCACAAGTGCTCCCGGGCCAGGAGCTCATCTACACGATTGATATTACGAACAATGGGCCTAATGACGCACAAGATGTTACCTTAACGGATGCAATTCCAGCAGAGTTGCAGAACCCTGAATACAGCTTAAATGGTGGAGCAACGTATCAAGCATGGGATGGAAGTGTAGACCTAGGAACTTTACCAGCTGGAGGCAACCTGCTCGTTCTAATACGAGGTACTGTGGGTAAATCGGCTTCTGGCATTATTACGAATACAGCTGTTGTCAGTAGCTCAACCCCTGATCCTGACCCTTCCAATAATAGCTCAACAGTGAATACACCTGTGGTTGCAAGTGCCGATTTATCGGTAATCAAAATTGGAAGTCCAAGTCCTGTGCTTTCTGGCGAGCTGCTTACGTATACAATTGTCGTTTCGAATGCTGGCCCATCTGACGCGGCTAACGTAAGTTTAACTGATGTCGTGCCAAGTGAGCTGCTTAATTCGGAATTCTCCAGTGATGGAGGCGTTACGTATAACCCATGGGTTAGCCCTTACAGCATTGGAACAGTGACCAGCGGGGATACAGTCACCATACTCCTAAGAGGGACGGTTAGTCCTGCCGCAGTTGGAACCATTACGAATACAGCAAGTGTAGATTCGACAACGGAAGACCCTGATCCAACGAACAACACCTCCACAGAGGTGACCCCAGTGATTACCTCCGCGGATATTTCGGTGGATAAGCAAGGAAGCCCTGTCCCTGTCCCTGCTGGCGGCGTGCTCACGTATAGTATCGTTGTCGCCAACGCAGGTCCATCGGATGCAGCCGATGTGACATTGGCTGATGCCATACCAAGTGAACTAACGAACGCAGAATTCTCTATCGATGGCGGCTTAACCTACACACCATGGCCTGGCAGTTACAACATTGGCATATTGAACAATGGAACATCTATGACAATCTTGATCCGTGGAACGGTCAATCCATCTGCCACTGGCACGATTACAAATACCGCTGTTGTCAGCAGTACAACGCCAGATCCAGATCCTACGAACAACGTATCAACCGAAATTACACCCGTGAATACGTCTGCCGATCTATCCATTACCAAAACGGGAAGCCCAGATCCTGTACCAGCAGGAAGCGTGTTGACCTACACATTGCTTGTAGTCAATGCAGGGCCGAACACCGCTCAGAATGTGACAGTAACGGATGCAGTGCCAAGTGAGCTCTCGGGCGTGCAGTATTCTCTGGATGGCGGCGTTACATTTAACCCATGGACTGGTTCAATTAATATCGGTGCACTAGCCAATGGGTCGACAGCCAGTATCCTCGTCAGCGGGACGGTCGATCCGTTAGCTACCGATGTGATTACCAATACGGCAACTGTCGATTCAACGACGCCAGATCCAGATCCAACGAACAATACCTCAACGGTGATAATAGCCGTGAATACATCGGCGGATATTTCCGTTGTCAAAACGGCCAGTCCAGATCCCGTTTCAGCCGGAGACCAGTTGACGTACACGATCGTTGTTGCGAATGCAGGCCCTAATAATGCGCTGGCTGTCATGCTAACGGACGCGGTGCCGAGTGAATTGACGGGAGCTGAGTTCTCGGTAGATGGTGGAGCTACGTATAACCCATGGACGGGAACTTACAATTTAAGCACATTGATAGCAGGAGCTTCGACTACCGTTCTGATCAGGGGAACCGTAAGTTCTTCAGCTTCTGGATCGATCACGAATACGGCGACAGTTGATTCAACAACGCCTGATGAAGATCCAACGAATAATACCTCTACCGTTATTACGCCCATCAACGCTTCAGCAGATATTTCGATTGTCAAAACAGCAAGCCCAGACCCTGTGACAGTCGGTGGTGTACTCACATACACATTGGTGATCTCCAACGCGGGCCCTTCTGATGCCGAGGAAGTCATGATTATTGATGCGGTGCCAAGCGATCTTGCCAATGAAGAAGTTTCGATCGATGGCGGTATCACATTTAACCCATGGGTGAATCCGTATAATTTGGGGGCACTTGCAAGCGGCGCCACCGTCACCTTGCTCATTCGAGGAACGGTCAGCGCATCCGATGAGGGGAGCATTACGAATACAGCAGTCGTTACTTCAACGACACCAGACCCAGATCCAACGAATAACACCTCTACGACGACTACGAATGTAAGTGTATCTGCTGATGTTTCCATTGTAAAAACGGAGAGTCCTAATCCTGCACTCCCTGATGAGCTGCTCACGTATACGATTGTCTTGTCGAATGCAGGCCCATCCGATGCGCAGAACGTGACCGTCACCGATGCGGTGTCAAGTGTGCTTTCCAATGTAGAATTCTCTGTAGATGGCGGCACGACGTACCATCCATGGGGAGGTTCGTACAATATTGGAACACTCGCTAGCGGGCTAGTGTCAACCATCTATATTCGCGGCTTGGTTAACCCAACGGCTTCTGGAGTGATTACGAATACGGCAACGGTCACTTCAACGACACCAGACCCTGATCCCTCCAACAATACCTCTACAATCAACACACCGATTACACCTTTAGCAGACATGGCGGTTGTCAAAGTGGGCAGTCCCAATCCCGTACTTCCAGGCGAACTGCTCACCTATACGATTGTTGTATCCAATGCGGGCCCATCGGCAGCTGAGCAAGTGATTGTGACCGACGTGGTGCCAAATTCGCTTACGCAAGTCCAATACTCGTTAAATGGAGGCATAACGTACGTCCCATGGACGGGTTCTGTTAATCTGGGCACGTTATCCAATAGTTCAAGTGCAACCATCCTGCTTCGTGGCATTGTAAGCCCATCTGTTACGGGTTCTATTACGAACACAGTAAGCGTGACTTCAACAACGCCAGATCCTGATCCCTCTGATAACACATCAACAACAGTTACACTTGTTGATGCTTCTGCTGACATTTCGGTTGAGAAAACAGGGGCATTATCGCCAATACCTGGGGGGCAGCAGCTCACGTATACCGTATCCGTATCAAATGCAGGTCCGTCTAATGCACTGAGCGTTATGTTACAAGACATTGTGCCAAGCGAGCTAACGAATGTTCAATACTCCCTTGATGGAGGAACCACCTATAATCCATGGACAGGTTTTATTAATTTAGGGACGATAGCCAATGGCCAAACCGTAACCGTACTCATTCGAGGCTCGGTCAATCCATCGGCTGCGGGAACGATCACGAATACGGCAGTCGTCGTTTCCACGACACCAGATCCAGATCCAACCAATAACACGTCCACGGAACGAACACTGCTTGCGCCGCAAGCAGATCTCTCCGTTGTTAAACGCAGCAGCCCGAATCCCGTGCTTCCAGGCCAAGTACTCACTTACACAGTGACAGTGACGAACGCAGGTCCGTCAGAAGCCCAAAACGTATCTGTGTTAGATAGTGTGTCAGGTGAGCTTACACAGGTCGTATTCTCAGTAGATGGAGGTCTTACGTATCAACCGTGGCCTGGCGTTTACAGAATCGGCACGCTAGGCCCCCGTGCTACAGTCACTATTATAATTAAAGGGAGAGTACGCTTATCCGCAAAGGGAAGTATCCGAAATACCGCAATCGTGGATTCAACGACGCCAGATCCTGATCCATCGAACAACATGTCAAGCATATGCACGATCATTGCTCGTGTATGTCGGAGATGCTGCTCTTACCAAAAAAGCTGTAAATGCAGTACATGTCGTAAATGCAGCAAATGCAGCAAGTGCTGTACATGTAAGAGAAGAAGCAACAGCTGTACGTGTACCAAAAAGACGACATGCACCAAACACACGAAGCCTGTCAGTTCAACCAAAAGAGCGATCAAACCCACGACATCCAAAAAGCGCAAATAAGAGTTAGTTGTATTGAACAGAGGGTGCCTTCTTAGGAGGGCGCTCTTTTGCATTAGGGTCAATTCCCACGCACGCGTTGCGACTTTCGAAGCTTGGGCAGTGAACTGGACGGCTGCTTGCGAATCCAGCGCAGAAAGCTTGCGATGGCAGGGTCTTGCTGTAAAGCAGGTAGGGAGGTTAACTCTCTTTCAACTAGATCACTGTTGGTATACAAGGCGTGAATTTGTTTATGGCATGGGCGGCAGAGCTGAGCAGTAGGCAGCAGAGTGCCTCCCATTTCCTTAGGTGTCAGGTGATGGATGGTCGTTTCTACGTCGACTCTGTCGCATAGTTCGCATTGGCTATCCTTCATAAGTTGCCTCCATGTGTGAAAATAAACCGTCAATCCTGTCTTTACGTAGTTAACTTTCCCTGTTGGCACTTAAAATAAAGGATATGATGCCCTCAATGTTGAAATATGCAGAAAAATGTCAAACCATGTTGCTTGTCAGTTTAGGAGGGTCAAAGATGTCAGATCAACTGCTAGAATTAAACAGAAGGAACAGCTTGATGGTTAAGCTTTTGTGGGCGTGTCTTGCGTTAGGCGTGGCGGCAGCGTATACATCTGTTTCTATGATGATCACACTTATTTCAGTAGGAGTCCCAATAGCTGCTTTATGTTCGATTTTAACGTGGAAGCAAGTTGCAATCCCGTATACCAAGTATATCATTGCAGTTGGACTCAATGCGATCTCTTACTTTTTCATGTCGAACAGTAACTCATTGATTGGGGTTCTGATCTTGTATCTAAGCTTGGCGCTTATTTCTTTGTACATGGACTACAAACCGCTAGTGCTCAATGGTGTGATTGGGCTCATAAATATGAACTATTTCATATCGACGCTGACACCAGAAGTGGATGTGATTGGGTGTGATGCTTTTTACATACTAACCATCATGACACTGATCGGGCAAGGACAGATCGGCACGAGAATGCTCGCGAGCGTTGCCCAAAGCGCCAAAGAATCCGAAGTCTCACGTAAGAAAACGGATGAAGTGCTGACAGGTGTGCGGACGACATCCGAAGCGCTTGGCAACTCCAGCAGTGCGCTGCAGGAGAATGCGGCCGTGACAGGACGGATTACGGAGGAAGTCGTTGCTGCTTTTCAGCAAATTACGGTCGGTATTGAGTCGCAGGCTTCCAGCATTACGGACATTACTTCAGCCATGCAAGATGTGAACGAGACAGTTGAACAGACGACCGCAGCGTCGAACACGATGAGCAGCCGATCGCGCGACACGGCGAAGATGACGAATGAAGGCAAGACCCAGATGGAAGATTTGTCCCTCAAAATCAAAGATATTTCCGCCATAGTCTCCGAGACTTCCAACATCATGAATGAAGTGAACGAAGAAAACGTGAAAATTGGAAACATCGTTTCCACGATTGCGGAGATCGCAAACCAGACGAACTTGCTGTCTCTGAATGCCTCCATTGAAGCAGCGCGTGCTGGCGAGCATGGGAAGGGTTTCTCTGTTGTTGCCAATGAAATTCGTAAGCTAGCGCAAAATGCCCACATCGCCTCGACCGATATCTCGGAGATTCTAGGGTCGATTCAGTCCAAAGTCATCACAGCCGTGGACAAGGTGAACGTCGGTCTGACAGCTGTAGAATCGGGGAAACAATCTACTGACAACGTAAATCAGTTGTTCGAAATTATTAATACCAACACGGCGGAAGTGATGGATCAGGCGGAGCATTTGCAACGCATGAATCAACAACTGCAAGTATCCTCACAGCGCGTAGCGGAGGAAATGGCTTCTGTTGCCGCGATTACCGAGGAATCAGCGGCTTCTGTACAGGAAGTGCTGGCAAGCGCAGAAGTCCAGCAGCATCGTGTGCAGGATATTGTGGACAGCATCCGTCAATTGAACGGATTAACGATTGATTTGAAGTATCTAATTTCGAAGTAACTACATGGTAAAAAAAGGGTTGCCAAACAGGGGATAATCCGCTACAGTTAAGCCAAATGAATAGCAACACGGGTGCTTGATAAAGTCAGGCTGAGATAGTGGCCGTATGCCGCTGACCGTTAATCTGATCTGGATAATGCCAGCGTAGAGACCTGATGTGCTTTTCTAGCACGAAGTTTAAGCCTGCCGTTAATTCGGTGGGCTTTTTTTGGCATGTTCGCCTATTTCATTCAAACATTGAATTTGGGAAAAGGAGTGGTTTACAGATGGCGCAGCAACAGGTAAGTAAGAAGGGGTTAAAATTAACCGATATTTTAATCACGATCGTTATTTCCGCGGTATTTGGCGTGATTTATCGCATTTGGGGGCCGATTTATGATCTATTGAAGCCGCTGGGGCTGCACGCCGAGCAGTTGAGCTACGGCATGTGGTTCATGGCAGCGACATTTGCGTTCCTCGTCATTCGTAAGCCAGGGGTTGCGCTGCTCGCCGAGGTTGCGGCGGCAACGATAGAGGCTTTGTATGGCGGTTCATGGGGCGTGGCGACGCTGGTATATGGGATCCTACAGGGTCTTGCCGCAGAGCTGGTATTCGCGTTATTCCGCTATCGCCGTGCGAGCGTCGGGGTGACGAT
This window encodes:
- a CDS encoding HNH endonuclease signature motif containing protein is translated as MKDSQCELCDRVDVETTIHHLTPKEMGGTLLPTAQLCRPCHKQIHALYTNSDLVERELTSLPALQQDPAIASFLRWIRKQPSSSLPKLRKSQRVRGN
- a CDS encoding DUF7507 domain-containing protein; its protein translation is MPALITGIVFNDLNHNGQFNPSEPGIANVFVDLYSNTSATCLTTQTDANGNYSFSVSVAGTYTVYEPVANPGVTCPPTIFTQPSGFTVSNGPRKLTVTVTQTQINNNATISNINFSHDTTNNPLFCSTTMIQFTGRPSVWYNINIVTGTATAQGTVSPALEINAIAYNPLDNYIYGYDQLTNHIVRVDSSGNVTVLSPLPPGMPVDGYNTGTFDLNGFYYVFVNDNSRFYVVDLRPNSPTYLKLVNPANGFQEQTSNFGVALSRALNVSDWVYRSQDNNLYGITPTGVVQRISPTSGVITNITTTPQNTGPFGAVAIDATGTIYAISNSNGNIYRYTIAGNTATALRFSTTVTSSFNDATLCPLATISLDYGDAPDTSAGNGPNNYSTTLASDGPRHQLLSGLVLGTQVTSETDAYQNPTATGDDLIQGVQDDGLSVPLPTLPVNATNYSLHVTVTNQSGSSANLYGWVDFNRNGIFQGNEAAPVQVVPSQAGTQVVTLNFVVPTGAGLTPDHTFVRLRFTTDILVNQNASPTAEDTRSLGPASDGEVEDYLLQIDAVADLQVVKGSNLPQVLPGQELIYTIDITNNGPNDAQDVTLTDAIPAELQNPEYSLNGGATYQAWDGSVDLGTLPAGGNLLVLIRGTVGKSASGIITNTAVVSSSTPDPDPSNNSSTVNTPVVASADLSVIKIGSPSPVLSGELLTYTIVVSNAGPSDAANVSLTDVVPSELLNSEFSSDGGVTYNPWVSPYSIGTVTSGDTVTILLRGTVSPAAVGTITNTASVDSTTEDPDPTNNTSTEVTPVITSADISVDKQGSPVPVPAGGVLTYSIVVANAGPSDAADVTLADAIPSELTNAEFSIDGGLTYTPWPGSYNIGILNNGTSMTILIRGTVNPSATGTITNTAVVSSTTPDPDPTNNVSTEITPVNTSADLSITKTGSPDPVPAGSVLTYTLLVVNAGPNTAQNVTVTDAVPSELSGVQYSLDGGVTFNPWTGSINIGALANGSTASILVSGTVDPLATDVITNTATVDSTTPDPDPTNNTSTVIIAVNTSADISVVKTASPDPVSAGDQLTYTIVVANAGPNNALAVMLTDAVPSELTGAEFSVDGGATYNPWTGTYNLSTLIAGASTTVLIRGTVSSSASGSITNTATVDSTTPDEDPTNNTSTVITPINASADISIVKTASPDPVTVGGVLTYTLVISNAGPSDAEEVMIIDAVPSDLANEEVSIDGGITFNPWVNPYNLGALASGATVTLLIRGTVSASDEGSITNTAVVTSTTPDPDPTNNTSTTTTNVSVSADVSIVKTESPNPALPDELLTYTIVLSNAGPSDAQNVTVTDAVSSVLSNVEFSVDGGTTYHPWGGSYNIGTLASGLVSTIYIRGLVNPTASGVITNTATVTSTTPDPDPSNNTSTINTPITPLADMAVVKVGSPNPVLPGELLTYTIVVSNAGPSAAEQVIVTDVVPNSLTQVQYSLNGGITYVPWTGSVNLGTLSNSSSATILLRGIVSPSVTGSITNTVSVTSTTPDPDPSDNTSTTVTLVDASADISVEKTGALSPIPGGQQLTYTVSVSNAGPSNALSVMLQDIVPSELTNVQYSLDGGTTYNPWTGFINLGTIANGQTVTVLIRGSVNPSAAGTITNTAVVVSTTPDPDPTNNTSTERTLLAPQADLSVVKRSSPNPVLPGQVLTYTVTVTNAGPSEAQNVSVLDSVSGELTQVVFSVDGGLTYQPWPGVYRIGTLGPRATVTIIIKGRVRLSAKGSIRNTAIVDSTTPDPDPSNNMSSICTIIARVCRRCCSYQKSCKCSTCRKCSKCSKCCTCKRRSNSCTCTKKTTCTKHTKPVSSTKRAIKPTTSKKRK
- a CDS encoding ECF transporter S component, whose protein sequence is MAQQQVSKKGLKLTDILITIVISAVFGVIYRIWGPIYDLLKPLGLHAEQLSYGMWFMAATFAFLVIRKPGVALLAEVAAATIEALYGGSWGVATLVYGILQGLAAELVFALFRYRRASVGVTMLAAVASGILSLVVDTYYGYIDQLAFWNYLLFIGLRFLGSALIAGVFAYYLTNALARTGVLKLIRPVSSKDYDVLG
- a CDS encoding methyl-accepting chemotaxis protein; its protein translation is MSDQLLELNRRNSLMVKLLWACLALGVAAAYTSVSMMITLISVGVPIAALCSILTWKQVAIPYTKYIIAVGLNAISYFFMSNSNSLIGVLILYLSLALISLYMDYKPLVLNGVIGLINMNYFISTLTPEVDVIGCDAFYILTIMTLIGQGQIGTRMLASVAQSAKESEVSRKKTDEVLTGVRTTSEALGNSSSALQENAAVTGRITEEVVAAFQQITVGIESQASSITDITSAMQDVNETVEQTTAASNTMSSRSRDTAKMTNEGKTQMEDLSLKIKDISAIVSETSNIMNEVNEENVKIGNIVSTIAEIANQTNLLSLNASIEAARAGEHGKGFSVVANEIRKLAQNAHIASTDISEILGSIQSKVITAVDKVNVGLTAVESGKQSTDNVNQLFEIINTNTAEVMDQAEHLQRMNQQLQVSSQRVAEEMASVAAITEESAASVQEVLASAEVQQHRVQDIVDSIRQLNGLTIDLKYLISK